The following are encoded in a window of Scleropages formosus chromosome 7, fSclFor1.1, whole genome shotgun sequence genomic DNA:
- the LOC108918946 gene encoding caldesmon-like, translated as MAPTSPRSFSEVPGERASSVGVMASRKRSAVWSYFEDGGDPNKAVCFVCSDKIQHCGNTSNLLKHLRSKHQAEFADMEAKKKKQVPEPGAAAAVLLRRQQQQQQQHAGVVDTDTDTDTDAAGYPEILDSVSGEEDLRAEQFRGEEAMSRADQGSVSEACYLSAIMSKKRSAVWTYYQDDEDGNKALCLICLENIQHRRNTSNLLKHLRKRHPAEYADVEDRTKRRQCKEGALALPHCTFKPPVPLQSACRSTPEYPDILEVGQSEQEQMRRALEQEIRVLERERELTEQLRRAQEQEARALEQQRALTEQLRRAQEEEMRRARELEARVLQHERQAIEQLRRAQEQESRALDREREALEQLRRELESERRALQRQRGQGDAAEQDASVTSKYTGKTEEAKVQGTLDLHNRILEPEVTT; from the exons ATGGCGCCGACGAGCCCGCGCAGCTTCAGTGAAGTCCCCGGCGAAAGAGCGAGTAGCGTAGGAGTCATGGCGTCGAGAAAACGAAGCGCAGTGTGGTCGTATTTCGAGGACGGCGGGGACCCGAATAAGGCCGTGTGCTTCGTGTGTTCCGACAAGATCCAGCACTGCGGCAATACGAGCAACCTGCTGAAGCACCTGCGCTCCAAGCACCAGGCCGAGTTCGCGGACATGGAggccaagaagaagaagcaggtgCCGGAGCCTGGGGCGGCCGCGGCGGTACTGCTGcgccggcagcagcagcagcaacagcagcacgcCGGGGTGGTGGACACGGAtacggacacggacacggacgCAGCCGGATACCCAG AGATACTGGACTCTGTGTCGGGAGAAGAGGACCTGCGAGCCGAGCAGTTCCGTGGCGAGGAGGCCATGAGCAGGGCGGACCAAGGCAGCGTCAGCGAAGCGTGCTACCTCTCTGCCATCATGTCCAAGAAGCGCAGTGCCGTGTGGACCTACTATCAGGACGACGAGGACGGCAATAAAGCCCTCTGCCTCATATGTCTGGAGAACATCCAGCACCGGCGCAACACCAGCAACCTGCTGAAGCACCTGAGGAAGAGGCACcctgccgagtatgcggacgtAGAGGACAGGACCAAGAGACGGCAGTGCAAAGAGGGAGCGCTCGCCTTGCCGCACTGCACGTTTAAACCCCCGGTGCCTCTCCAGAGTGCCTGCAGGAGTACTCCAGAATATCCAG ATATCCTGGAAGTGGGGCAGTCGGAGCAGGAGCAGATGAGGAGGGCGCTGGAGCAGGAGATCCGGGTGCTGGAGCGCGAGAGGGAGCTCACGGAGCAGCTGAGGAGGGCGCAGGAGCAGGAGGCGCGGGCCCTCGAACAGCAGAGGGCGCTCACGGAGCAGCTGCGAAGGGcccaggaggaggagatgaggaggGCCCGCGAGCTCGAGGCCAGGGTGCTGCAGCACGAGCGCCAGGCCATAGAACAGCTGAGGAGGGCTCAGGAGCAGGAGTCCAGGGCCTTGGACAGAGAGCGGGAGGCGCTGGAGCAGCTGCGGCGCGAGCTGGAGAGTGAGAGAAGGGCGCTGCAGAGACAGCGGGGACAGGGGGACGCAGCGGAGCAGGACGCGTCGGTCACGTCGAAGTACACAGGGAAGACGGAGGAGGCTAAAGTGCAGGGCACTCTTGACCTTCACAACCGCATCTTGGAGCCAGAGGTGACGACGTGA
- the pard6a gene encoding partitioning defective 6 homolog alpha isoform X2, producing the protein MPMAAGGSGRPSIRAGSMELLPTEMTADKHRVGEAASRRCCTYVDEAVVFASNSLQRKKKGLPGLRAAQQKNKAPLLIGLPQDFRQISSIIDVDILPETHRRVRLHKHGSDKPLGFYIRDGVSVRVTPQGVEKLPGVFISRLVKGGLAESTGLLGVNDEILEVNGIDVAGKSLDQVTDMMVANSHNLIVTVKPANQRNNVVRGSKASGNSSGSGLSQDSTPSPASQYVNHYGNSSVAEGDSDEDGDLIIESDNLPPYLPSGFVANGDTPSSSAAAAAAPRPLAQSASLHSGSLSDSKASLSSLNTPTHNGSPSRASSSQESMREDGNIITL; encoded by the exons ATGCCGATGGCAGCGGGTGGATCGGGACGGCCGTCAATCCGGGCCGGATCAATGGAGCTCCTGCCAACAGAGATGACTGCGGATAAACATCGCGTCGGAGAGGCGGCGAGTCGGCGGTGTTGCACAT aCGTGGACGAGGCCGTGGTGTTTGCCAGCAACTCCCTCCAGCGGAAGAAGAAGGGGCTCCCGGGCCTGCGCGCGGCTCAGCAGAAGAACAAGGCGCCGCTGCTCATCGGCCTCCCGCAGGACTTCCGGCAGATCTCCTCCATCATCGACGTGGACATCCTGCCCGAGACGCACCGGCGCGTGCGGCTTCACAAGCACGGCTCCGACAAGCCGCTGGGCTTCTACATCCGCGACGGCGTGAGCGTGCGAGTCACGCCGCAGGGTGTGGAGAAGCTGCCCGGCGTCTTCATCTCCCGTCTGGTGAAAGGAGGCTTGGCCGAGAGCACGGGCCTGCTGGGCGTCAACGACGAGATCCTGGAGGTGAACGGCATCGACGTGGCCGGCAAGTCTCTGGACCAGGTGACCGACATGATGGTGGCCAACAGCCACAACCTCATCGTGACGGTGAAGCCGGCCAACCAGCGCAACAACGTGGTGCGCGGCAGCAAGGCGTCGGGCAACAGCTCGGGCTCCGGCCTCTcccaggactcgacccccagccCCGCCTCGCAGTACGTTAACCACTACGGCAACAGCAGCGTGGCCGAAGGGGACAGCGACGAGGACGGCGACCTCATCATCGAGAGCGACAACCTGCCCCCTTACCTGCCCTCCGGCTTCGTCGCCAACGGCGACACGCCGTCGtcgtcggcggcggcggcggcggcgccgcGGCCGCTCGCCCAGAGCGCCTCGCTGCACAGCGGCTCGCTCTCCGACAGCAAGGCCTCGCTCAGCTCCCTGAACACCCCCACGCACAATGGCAGCCCCAGCAGGGCCAGCAGCAGCCAGGAGAGCATGCGCGAGGACGGCAACATCATCACGCTGTGA